Proteins encoded by one window of Cupriavidus sp. EM10:
- a CDS encoding lipid asymmetry maintenance protein MlaB has translation MPALGSSLTNRNAATVLRDGLSRVQQGDVTVDCSALSQVDSSAVAVLLAWQRAAAQRGQSLAIAGASPQLRSLASLYGVEGLLGLAAATPTDPEHHHHRH, from the coding sequence ATGCCTGCCCTTGGCTCTTCGCTGACCAACCGCAACGCCGCCACCGTGCTGCGTGACGGGCTGTCGCGTGTGCAGCAGGGCGACGTGACGGTGGATTGCAGCGCGTTGAGCCAGGTGGATTCCTCCGCCGTGGCCGTGCTGCTGGCCTGGCAACGGGCCGCCGCCCAGCGCGGGCAGTCGCTGGCCATTGCCGGCGCCTCGCCGCAACTGCGGTCGCTGGCCAGCCTCTACGGGGTCGAGGGCCTGCTTGGCCTGGCTGCCGCCACCCCTACCGACCCGGAACACCACCACCACCGACATTGA
- a CDS encoding YchE family NAAT transporter, whose translation MDTLKSFISLLALINPIGAIPFFISLTSQQTEAEKLKTIKTASIAVAIVVGLSALLGQQIIEFFNISVASLQVGGGLIMIMMAMNMLNAQTGRTKATPEEEDEAEAKTSIAVVPLALPLLTGPGSISTVIVYAGKTHHWYELLILVAIGVVLGLVVYGTFRAADPIARVVGRTGINIGTRLMGLILSALAVEFIVDGLKTLLPV comes from the coding sequence ATGGATACGCTCAAGTCTTTCATCTCGCTGCTGGCGCTGATCAATCCGATCGGGGCGATCCCGTTCTTCATCAGCCTGACCAGCCAGCAGACCGAGGCGGAAAAGCTGAAGACGATCAAGACGGCGTCGATTGCCGTGGCGATCGTGGTGGGCTTGTCGGCGTTGCTGGGCCAGCAGATCATCGAGTTCTTCAATATCTCGGTGGCGTCGCTGCAGGTGGGCGGCGGGCTGATCATGATCATGATGGCCATGAACATGCTGAACGCCCAGACCGGCCGCACCAAGGCCACGCCGGAGGAAGAGGACGAGGCCGAGGCCAAGACCAGCATCGCGGTGGTGCCGCTGGCACTGCCGCTGCTGACCGGGCCGGGATCGATCAGCACCGTGATCGTGTATGCGGGCAAGACGCATCACTGGTACGAGCTGCTGATCCTGGTTGCCATCGGCGTGGTGCTGGGCCTGGTGGTGTATGGCACGTTCCGTGCGGCGGACCCGATCGCGCGGGTGGTTGGCAGGACCGGGATCAATATCGGTACGCGGCTGATGGGCTTGATCCTGTCGGCGCTGGCCGTCGAATTCATTGTGGACGGGCTGAAGACATTGTTGCCTGTTTGA
- the murA gene encoding UDP-N-acetylglucosamine 1-carboxyvinyltransferase: MDKFQIQGNGPLKGEVRVSGAKNAALPILCAGLLTADTVSLSNVPDLQDTRTMLKLLRQMGMQADMANGVATLNGADINSPEASYDLVKTMRASILVLGPLVARFGEARVSLPGGCGIGARPVDQHIKGLQAMGAEITIEHGFIHARASRLKGARVVTDMITVTGTENLLMAATLAEGETVLENAAREPEVTDLAELLVKMGAKIEGIGTDRLIVQGVDKLHGAQHSVVADRIEAGTFLCAAAASLGDIVVRDVPPLILDAVLLKLRETGATIETGDDWIRLAMPQRPQAVSFRTSEYPAFPTDMQAQFMALNAVAEGTARITETIFENRFMHVQELNRLGASITAEGNTAVVTGVPRLSGANVMATDLRASASLVIAGLVADGETTIDRIYHLDRGYDRMEDKLSAVGAKIRRIA, from the coding sequence ATGGACAAATTCCAGATCCAGGGCAACGGGCCGCTCAAGGGCGAAGTCCGAGTCTCGGGCGCCAAGAACGCCGCGCTGCCGATCCTGTGCGCCGGCCTGCTGACCGCCGATACCGTATCGCTGTCCAACGTACCCGACCTGCAGGACACGCGCACGATGCTCAAGCTGCTGCGCCAGATGGGCATGCAGGCCGACATGGCGAACGGCGTGGCCACGCTGAACGGGGCCGACATCAATTCGCCCGAGGCCTCCTACGACCTCGTGAAGACCATGCGCGCGTCGATCCTGGTGCTGGGCCCGCTGGTGGCGCGCTTTGGCGAGGCCCGCGTGTCGTTGCCCGGCGGGTGCGGCATTGGCGCACGACCGGTGGACCAGCACATCAAGGGCCTGCAGGCCATGGGTGCCGAGATCACCATCGAGCACGGCTTCATCCACGCCCGCGCCAGCCGCCTGAAGGGTGCGCGCGTGGTGACGGACATGATCACCGTGACCGGCACCGAGAACCTGCTGATGGCCGCGACGCTGGCCGAGGGCGAAACCGTGCTGGAGAACGCCGCGCGCGAACCCGAGGTGACCGACCTGGCCGAGCTGCTGGTCAAGATGGGCGCGAAGATCGAGGGCATCGGCACCGACCGCCTGATCGTGCAGGGCGTGGACAAGCTCCACGGCGCGCAGCACAGCGTGGTGGCCGACCGCATCGAGGCCGGCACGTTCCTGTGCGCCGCCGCCGCGTCGCTGGGCGACATCGTCGTGCGCGATGTGCCTCCGCTGATCCTGGACGCCGTGCTGCTCAAGCTGCGCGAGACCGGTGCCACGATCGAGACCGGCGACGACTGGATCCGCCTGGCCATGCCGCAACGCCCGCAGGCCGTGAGCTTCCGCACGTCGGAATATCCGGCCTTCCCGACCGACATGCAGGCCCAGTTCATGGCGCTGAACGCCGTGGCCGAGGGCACCGCGCGCATCACCGAGACGATTTTCGAAAACCGCTTCATGCACGTGCAGGAATTGAACCGCCTGGGCGCGAGCATCACGGCCGAGGGCAATACCGCCGTGGTGACGGGCGTGCCGCGCCTGTCCGGCGCCAACGTGATGGCCACCGACCTGCGCGCATCGGCCAGCCTGGTCATCGCCGGCCTGGTGGCAGATGGCGAAACGACGATCGACCGGATCTACCACCTGGATCGCGGCTACGACCGCATGGAAGACAAGCTGTCGGCCGTCGGCGCGAAGATCCGCCGCATCGCCTGA
- the hisC gene encoding histidinol-phosphate transaminase: MSAVDSSLIERIIRDDVRAMGAYHVADSHGLVKLDAMENPYRLPPELRAELAARLGEVALNRYPVPSSEELRARLKSVMNVPAGMDVMLGNGSDELISIISLAAAKPGAKVLAPVPGFVMYAMSAQFAGLEFVGVPLRADFTLDRAAMLAAMAEHKPAIIYLAYPNNPTGNLFDAADMEAIVRAAQGEVCQSLVVVDEAYQPFAQESWMPRLTGFGNLLVMRTVSKLGLAGIRLGYMAGSPEWLSQLDKVRPPYNVNVLTEATALFALEHVNVLDDQAAQLRAERSKLADAMAAMPGVTVFPSAANFLLVRVADAAQTFERVLARKVLIKNVSKMHALLANCLRVTVSTSEENAQFLEAFRASLQD, encoded by the coding sequence ATGTCAGCCGTGGATTCATCCCTGATCGAACGCATCATCCGTGACGACGTGCGCGCCATGGGCGCCTACCATGTCGCCGACTCGCACGGACTGGTGAAGCTCGACGCGATGGAGAACCCCTACCGGCTGCCGCCCGAGCTGCGCGCGGAACTGGCGGCGCGGCTGGGCGAGGTGGCCCTGAACCGTTACCCGGTGCCGAGCAGCGAGGAATTGCGCGCCAGGCTGAAGTCGGTCATGAACGTGCCGGCCGGCATGGACGTGATGCTGGGCAATGGTTCCGATGAACTGATCAGCATCATTTCGCTGGCCGCCGCGAAGCCAGGTGCCAAGGTGCTGGCGCCGGTGCCGGGCTTCGTCATGTATGCGATGTCGGCGCAGTTTGCCGGCCTGGAGTTCGTCGGTGTGCCGCTGCGCGCCGATTTCACGCTGGACCGCGCCGCGATGCTGGCCGCGATGGCCGAGCACAAGCCCGCCATCATCTACCTGGCCTATCCGAACAACCCCACCGGCAACCTGTTTGACGCCGCCGACATGGAGGCGATCGTGCGCGCCGCCCAGGGCGAGGTGTGCCAGAGCCTGGTGGTGGTGGACGAGGCCTACCAGCCGTTCGCCCAGGAAAGCTGGATGCCGCGCCTCACCGGGTTCGGCAACCTGCTGGTGATGCGGACGGTATCGAAGCTGGGCCTGGCCGGTATCCGCCTGGGCTACATGGCCGGATCGCCAGAATGGCTGTCGCAGCTGGACAAGGTTCGCCCGCCGTACAACGTCAACGTCCTGACCGAAGCCACCGCACTGTTCGCGCTGGAACATGTGAACGTGCTGGACGACCAGGCCGCGCAGCTGCGCGCAGAACGCTCGAAGCTGGCCGACGCCATGGCGGCCATGCCCGGCGTGACGGTCTTCCCGAGCGCCGCCAATTTCCTGCTGGTGCGCGTGGCGGATGCGGCACAGACGTTCGAGCGGGTGCTGGCGCGGAAGGTATTGATCAAGAACGTGAGTAAAATGCACGCATTGCTGGCCAACTGTCTGCGCGTGACGGTCAGCACCTCCGAAGAAAACGCGCAGTTTCTTGAGGCATTCCGTGCCTCATTGCAGGATTAA
- a CDS encoding ABC transporter permease has product MGVGGLVGFRTLLYKEVLRFWKVSFQTVAAPVLTAVLYLLIFGHVLEDRVRVYDQISYTAFLVPGLVMMSVLQNAFANSSSSLIQSKITGNLVFILLPPLSHWEMFGAYVVASIVRGLCVGLGVLLVTAWFAHLHFAHPLWILVFGLAGAGILGTLGLIAGIWAEKFDQLAAFQNFLIMPATFLSGVFYSIHSLPPFWQAVSHANPFFYMIDGFRFGFFGVSDVPPLHSLAVVAVAFVVLAALALRLLRKGYKLRH; this is encoded by the coding sequence ATGGGCGTCGGCGGCCTGGTCGGCTTTCGCACGCTGCTCTACAAGGAAGTGCTGCGTTTCTGGAAAGTGTCTTTCCAGACCGTGGCCGCGCCGGTGCTGACGGCCGTGCTGTACCTGCTGATCTTCGGCCACGTGCTCGAAGACCGGGTTCGCGTGTACGACCAGATCAGCTATACCGCCTTCCTGGTGCCCGGCCTGGTGATGATGAGCGTGCTGCAGAACGCCTTCGCCAACAGTTCGTCGTCGCTGATCCAGTCGAAGATCACCGGCAACCTTGTGTTCATCCTGCTGCCGCCGCTGTCACACTGGGAAATGTTCGGCGCCTACGTGGTGGCGTCGATCGTGCGCGGACTCTGCGTAGGCCTGGGCGTGCTGCTGGTGACGGCGTGGTTCGCCCACCTGCATTTCGCCCATCCGCTGTGGATCCTGGTGTTCGGGCTGGCCGGTGCCGGCATCCTGGGCACGCTGGGGCTGATCGCCGGCATCTGGGCCGAGAAGTTCGACCAGCTGGCCGCCTTCCAGAATTTTCTGATCATGCCAGCCACGTTCCTGTCGGGCGTGTTCTATTCGATTCATTCCTTGCCGCCGTTCTGGCAGGCCGTGTCGCACGCCAACCCGTTCTTCTACATGATCGACGGGTTCCGCTTCGGCTTCTTCGGCGTGTCCGACGTGCCGCCGCTGCACAGCCTGGCCGTGGTGGCCGTGGCGTTCGTGGTGCTGGCCGCGCTGGCGCTGCGCCTGCTGCGCAAGGGTTACAAGCTGCGGCACTGA
- the hisG gene encoding ATP phosphoribosyltransferase yields the protein MSPAFNASPNQLTLALSKGRIFTETLPLLAAAGIQVTEDPETSRKLILPTSDPAVRVIIVRASDVPTYVQYGAADFGVAGKDVLMESGMTGLYAPIDLNIARCRMSVAVPAGFDYAKAVRQGARLAVATKYVQTAREHFAKKGVHVDLIKLYGSMELGPLVGLSDAIVDLVSTGGTLRANNLVEVEEIVQISSRLVVNQAALKLKRERLTPILEAFERASAALA from the coding sequence ATGAGTCCCGCTTTCAACGCCTCGCCCAACCAGCTGACGCTGGCACTGTCCAAGGGCCGCATCTTTACCGAAACGCTGCCGCTGCTGGCCGCGGCCGGCATCCAGGTGACCGAGGACCCCGAGACCTCGCGCAAGCTGATCCTGCCGACGTCCGATCCGGCCGTGCGCGTGATCATCGTGCGTGCATCGGACGTGCCGACCTACGTGCAATACGGCGCGGCCGACTTTGGCGTGGCCGGCAAGGATGTGCTGATGGAAAGCGGCATGACCGGCCTGTACGCGCCGATCGACCTGAACATCGCGCGCTGCCGCATGTCGGTGGCGGTGCCGGCCGGGTTCGACTACGCCAAGGCCGTGCGGCAGGGCGCCCGGCTGGCCGTGGCCACCAAGTACGTGCAGACCGCGCGCGAGCATTTTGCCAAGAAGGGCGTGCACGTGGACCTGATCAAGCTGTACGGCTCGATGGAGCTGGGCCCGCTGGTGGGGCTGTCCGATGCCATCGTCGACCTGGTCAGCACCGGCGGCACGCTGCGTGCGAACAATCTGGTCGAGGTGGAGGAGATCGTGCAGATCTCGTCGCGCCTGGTGGTCAACCAGGCGGCACTGAAACTGAAACGGGAACGGCTGACGCCGATTCTCGAAGCATTCGAACGGGCCTCGGCGGCGCTCGCCTGA
- a CDS encoding ABC transporter ATP-binding protein: MKAIEITDVRKRYRNLQALKGVSFSVERGEFFGLLGPNGAGKTTLISILAGLNRADSGSVSVLGHDVVDDYRMARRMLGVVPQELVFDPFFTVRETLRLQSGYFGLSRNDDWIDEIMANLDLTNKADSNMRQLSGGMKRRVLVAQALVHRPPVIVLDEPTAGVDVELRQTLWKFISRLNREGHTIILTTHYLEEAEALCDRIAMLKFGEVVALDRTSSLLNQFAGLQLVLTLSKGTLPAELEALRTPGNPGERAHRLRLSGYEAVEPILAALRAAGCEVEDMEISKADLEDVFVQIMRREGEMPGSTPNTAMEAAA, from the coding sequence ATGAAAGCCATCGAAATTACCGATGTCCGCAAGCGCTACCGCAACCTGCAGGCGCTCAAGGGTGTCAGTTTCAGCGTCGAGCGCGGCGAATTCTTTGGCCTGCTCGGCCCCAACGGCGCCGGCAAGACCACGCTGATCTCCATTCTCGCCGGACTGAACCGCGCCGATTCGGGTTCGGTCAGCGTGCTGGGCCACGATGTGGTGGATGACTACCGCATGGCGCGCCGCATGCTGGGCGTGGTGCCCCAGGAGCTGGTTTTCGATCCGTTCTTCACGGTGCGCGAGACGCTGCGGCTGCAGTCCGGCTATTTCGGCCTGTCGCGCAACGACGACTGGATCGACGAGATCATGGCCAACCTGGACCTCACCAACAAGGCCGACAGCAACATGCGCCAGCTTTCGGGCGGCATGAAGCGCCGCGTTCTGGTGGCCCAGGCGCTGGTGCACCGCCCGCCGGTCATCGTGCTGGACGAACCGACCGCCGGCGTGGACGTGGAACTGCGCCAGACGCTCTGGAAGTTCATTTCGCGGCTGAATCGCGAAGGCCACACGATCATCCTGACCACCCACTACCTGGAAGAAGCCGAGGCGCTGTGCGACCGCATCGCCATGCTCAAGTTCGGCGAGGTGGTGGCGCTGGACCGCACCAGCAGCCTGCTGAACCAGTTCGCGGGGCTGCAGCTGGTGCTGACACTGTCGAAAGGTACGCTGCCGGCCGAGCTGGAAGCGCTGCGCACGCCGGGCAACCCGGGCGAGCGCGCCCATCGGCTGCGGCTGTCGGGCTACGAGGCCGTGGAGCCCATCCTGGCCGCGCTGCGCGCCGCCGGTTGTGAAGTCGAAGACATGGAAATCAGCAAGGCCGACCTGGAGGACGTGTTCGTGCAGATCATGCGCCGCGAAGGCGAGATGCCCGGCAGTACCCCGAACACCGCCATGGAGGCCGCGGCATGA
- the hisD gene encoding histidinol dehydrogenase, with product MNETDMENLSIRRLDSTESGFADALRQVLAFEASEDEAIDRAAADILADVRRRGDEAVLEYTRRFDRLEAPSMGALELSQSQLEAALEDLEPKRRAALEAAAARVRAYHEKQKIECGSHSWEYTESDGTMLGQKVTPLDRVGLYVPGGKAAYPSSVLMNAIPARVAGVKEVIMVVPTPGGVRNELVLAAAQIAGVDRVFTIGGAQAVGALAYGTATLPQVDKIVGPGNAYVAAAKRRVFGTVGIDMIAGPSEILVICDGTTDPDWVAMDLFSQAEHDELAQSILLCPDDAYLNRVEESIQRQLPTMPRREVIAASLSGRGALIKVRDMEEACEIANAIAPEHLEISAENPRQWSEKIRHAGAIFLGRYTSESLGDYCAGPNHVLPTSRTARFSSPLGVYDFQKRSSLIEVSEGGAQMLGQIAAELAYGEGLQAHARSAEYRFKR from the coding sequence ATGAACGAAACCGATATGGAAAACCTGTCGATCCGCCGGCTCGACTCGACCGAGTCCGGTTTTGCCGATGCCCTGCGCCAGGTGCTGGCGTTCGAGGCGTCGGAAGACGAGGCCATCGATCGCGCCGCGGCCGATATCCTGGCTGACGTGCGCCGCCGTGGCGACGAGGCCGTGCTGGAATACACCCGCCGCTTCGACCGCCTGGAAGCGCCGTCGATGGGCGCGCTGGAACTGTCGCAATCCCAGCTCGAAGCCGCGCTGGAGGACCTGGAGCCCAAGCGCCGCGCCGCGCTGGAGGCCGCCGCCGCCCGCGTGCGCGCCTATCACGAGAAGCAGAAGATCGAGTGCGGCAGCCATAGCTGGGAATACACCGAGTCCGACGGCACGATGCTCGGCCAGAAGGTGACCCCGCTGGATCGCGTGGGCCTGTACGTGCCCGGCGGCAAGGCGGCGTATCCGTCGTCGGTGCTGATGAATGCGATTCCGGCCCGCGTGGCCGGCGTCAAGGAAGTCATCATGGTCGTGCCCACGCCCGGTGGCGTGCGCAACGAGCTGGTGCTGGCCGCCGCGCAGATCGCCGGCGTGGACCGCGTCTTCACGATCGGCGGTGCCCAGGCCGTGGGCGCGCTGGCCTATGGTACGGCCACGCTGCCGCAGGTGGACAAGATCGTCGGCCCCGGCAATGCCTACGTGGCGGCCGCCAAGCGCCGCGTGTTCGGCACGGTCGGTATCGACATGATCGCCGGCCCGTCCGAGATCCTGGTGATCTGCGATGGCACGACCGATCCGGACTGGGTGGCCATGGACCTGTTCTCGCAGGCCGAGCACGACGAACTGGCGCAGTCGATCCTGCTGTGCCCGGACGACGCCTACCTGAATCGCGTGGAAGAAAGCATCCAGCGCCAGCTGCCGACGATGCCGCGCCGCGAGGTGATCGCTGCATCGCTGTCGGGCCGCGGCGCGCTGATCAAGGTGCGCGACATGGAAGAAGCCTGCGAGATCGCCAATGCCATCGCGCCGGAGCACCTGGAGATCTCGGCCGAGAACCCGCGCCAGTGGAGCGAGAAAATCCGCCACGCGGGCGCCATCTTCCTGGGCCGCTATACCAGCGAATCGCTGGGCGACTACTGCGCGGGCCCCAACCACGTGCTGCCCACCTCGCGCACTGCGCGCTTCTCGTCGCCGCTGGGCGTGTACGACTTCCAGAAGCGTTCGAGCCTGATCGAGGTCAGCGAGGGCGGGGCGCAGATGCTGGGCCAGATCGCCGCCGAACTGGCCTATGGCGAGGGGCTGCAAGCGCATGCCCGCTCGGCCGAATATCGTTTCAAGCGTTAA
- the hisB gene encoding imidazoleglycerol-phosphate dehydratase HisB, whose translation MRVAEVTRNTSETQIRVSLNLDGTGRQKLASGVPFLDHMLDQIARHGMFDLEVEATGDTHIDDHHTVEDVGITLGQAVARAIGDKKGITRYGHSYVPLDECLSRVVIDFSGRPGLEFHVPFTRARVGSFDVDLTIEFFRGFVNHAGVTLHIDNLRGINAHHQCETVFKAFGRALRMAVELDPRAGNQIPSTKGSL comes from the coding sequence ATGCGTGTTGCAGAGGTCACCCGCAATACCTCGGAAACGCAGATTCGCGTTTCGCTGAACCTTGATGGCACCGGCCGCCAGAAGCTGGCATCCGGCGTGCCGTTCCTCGACCACATGCTGGACCAGATTGCCCGGCATGGCATGTTCGACCTGGAGGTCGAGGCCACGGGCGACACCCATATCGACGACCACCATACGGTCGAAGACGTCGGCATTACGCTGGGCCAGGCCGTGGCGCGCGCCATCGGCGACAAGAAGGGCATCACCCGCTACGGCCACAGCTACGTGCCGCTGGACGAGTGCCTGTCGCGCGTGGTGATCGATTTCTCGGGCCGTCCGGGCCTGGAATTCCACGTGCCGTTCACGCGCGCCCGGGTGGGCAGCTTCGACGTCGACCTGACGATCGAGTTCTTCCGCGGCTTCGTCAACCACGCCGGCGTGACGCTCCATATCGACAACCTGCGCGGCATCAACGCCCACCACCAGTGCGAGACGGTGTTCAAGGCCTTTGGCCGTGCGCTGCGCATGGCGGTGGAGCTGGACCCGCGCGCGGGCAACCAGATTCCATCGACCAAGGGTTCGCTCTGA
- the hisA gene encoding 1-(5-phosphoribosyl)-5-[(5-phosphoribosylamino)methylideneamino]imidazole-4-carboxamide isomerase, with product MLLIPAIDLKDGQCVRLKQGDMDQATVFSEDPAAMARHWVNQGARRLHLVDLNGAFVGKPRNEAAIKAIIAEVGDEIPVQLGGGIRDLNTIERWLDDGLSYVIIGTAAVKNPGFLKDACSAFGGHIIVGLDAKDGKVATDGWSKLTGHEVADLARKYEDYGVEAIIYTDIGRDGMLQGINIDATVKLAQSMSIPVIASGGLSNMADIDQLCAVEHEGVEGVICGRAIYSGDLVFADAQAHADKLTAE from the coding sequence ATGTTGCTCATTCCGGCCATCGACCTGAAGGACGGTCAGTGTGTACGCCTCAAACAAGGCGATATGGACCAGGCTACCGTCTTTTCCGAAGATCCCGCCGCCATGGCACGCCACTGGGTGAACCAGGGCGCGCGTCGCCTGCATCTGGTCGACCTGAATGGCGCTTTCGTTGGCAAGCCCCGCAACGAGGCCGCCATCAAGGCCATCATCGCCGAAGTGGGCGACGAGATCCCCGTGCAGCTCGGCGGCGGTATCCGTGACCTGAACACGATCGAGCGATGGCTCGACGACGGCCTGTCGTACGTGATCATCGGTACGGCCGCCGTGAAGAACCCCGGATTCCTGAAGGACGCCTGCTCGGCGTTCGGCGGCCACATCATCGTCGGGCTCGATGCCAAGGACGGCAAGGTGGCCACCGATGGCTGGAGCAAGCTGACGGGCCACGAAGTGGCGGATCTGGCACGCAAGTACGAAGACTACGGCGTGGAAGCCATCATCTACACCGACATCGGACGCGACGGCATGCTGCAGGGCATCAACATCGACGCCACGGTCAAGCTGGCCCAGTCGATGTCGATCCCGGTGATCGCCAGCGGCGGCCTGTCGAACATGGCCGACATCGACCAGCTCTGCGCCGTCGAACATGAAGGCGTGGAAGGTGTGATCTGCGGCCGCGCGATCTATTCGGGCGACCTGGTCTTTGCCGACGCCCAGGCGCACGCGGACAAGCTGACGGCCGAGTAA
- a CDS encoding BolA family protein, protein MLPTPEQVRDYIAQGLPCEHLQVEGDGQHFFATIVSGEFEGKRLIQRHQRVYAALGDRMRAEIHALSMKTLTPAEWQAGGAR, encoded by the coding sequence ATGCTGCCTACTCCGGAACAAGTCAGGGACTACATTGCCCAAGGGTTGCCCTGCGAACATCTGCAAGTGGAGGGCGACGGCCAGCACTTCTTCGCCACGATCGTGAGCGGGGAGTTCGAGGGCAAGCGCCTGATCCAGCGGCATCAGCGTGTCTACGCGGCGCTGGGCGACCGCATGCGCGCCGAAATCCATGCGCTGTCGATGAAGACCCTGACGCCGGCCGAATGGCAGGCTGGCGGCGCCAGGTAA
- the hisH gene encoding imidazole glycerol phosphate synthase subunit HisH, with product MTTIAIVDYGMGNLRSVAQALRAAAPEADVQVVDRPEAIRAADRVVLPGQGAMPDCMGALGESGLQQAVLEAAASKPMLGVCVGEQMLFERSSEVRSGADSTPALGLMPGEVIRFELEGMTQPDGSRFKVPQMGWNRVRQALAHPLWQGIPDDSWFYFVHSYYVQAQEPAHVAGETEYGVVFTSAVARDNIFATQFHPEKSAAMGLQLYRNFVHWNP from the coding sequence ATGACTACCATAGCAATTGTGGATTACGGCATGGGCAACCTGCGCTCGGTGGCGCAGGCTCTGCGTGCCGCGGCACCGGAAGCGGACGTGCAGGTCGTGGACCGCCCCGAAGCGATCCGCGCGGCGGACCGCGTGGTGCTGCCGGGGCAGGGGGCGATGCCCGACTGCATGGGCGCCCTCGGGGAATCGGGCCTGCAGCAGGCCGTGCTGGAAGCCGCGGCGTCGAAGCCGATGCTGGGTGTGTGCGTTGGCGAACAGATGCTGTTCGAGCGCAGCAGTGAAGTCAGGTCTGGCGCGGACAGCACGCCGGCGCTGGGCCTGATGCCCGGCGAGGTGATCCGCTTCGAGCTGGAAGGGATGACGCAGCCCGATGGGTCGCGCTTCAAGGTGCCGCAGATGGGCTGGAACCGCGTGCGGCAGGCGCTGGCCCACCCGCTGTGGCAGGGCATCCCGGACGACAGCTGGTTCTATTTTGTACACAGCTATTATGTGCAGGCGCAGGAGCCCGCGCATGTCGCAGGCGAGACGGAGTATGGCGTCGTGTTTACCAGTGCGGTGGCACGCGATAATATTTTCGCCACGCAGTTCCACCCGGAGAAGAGCGCCGCGATGGGTTTGCAGCTATACCGGAATTTCGTGCATTGGAATCCGTAA